The following coding sequences lie in one Streptomyces albofaciens JCM 4342 genomic window:
- a CDS encoding AI-2E family transporter — protein MRNDLRSPDRQPLLPVAARRAAAWCGVGLLVAAVVAVGVWLCVLLSAAVTPVLLALLGSALLGPVYRRLVAMKLNRSLAAGLTCALLVVVVGGAGYIVVSALIDTGDQILASLKDAAKEVSRHFGAAGTSLDDIVSNAKPFIGKFGGTAASGLLEGVGVVAATLAASVLALFLTFFFLRDADKAVRALHDWAPGDSGPGLEQMARRGFQAIEGFMRGTTLIALIDAVGITIGLLILQVPGAVGLGALVFVGAYIPYLGSFLSGSVAVLVAFADDRGPAIALWTLGIVLVVFFLEGHILQPIVQSRTVQMHPAIVMLAITAGASVAGVMGMLLSVPLTAAAFGVLSELRRHYAAGSGSESSEKASRSGSDGSAPAAASS, from the coding sequence GTGCGAAACGATCTGAGATCCCCGGACCGTCAGCCGCTCCTCCCGGTCGCCGCCCGCCGTGCCGCGGCCTGGTGCGGTGTGGGCCTGCTCGTCGCCGCTGTGGTGGCCGTCGGCGTCTGGCTGTGTGTGCTGCTGAGCGCCGCCGTCACCCCTGTGCTGCTGGCGCTGCTCGGCAGTGCGCTGCTCGGGCCGGTCTACCGGCGGCTGGTGGCGATGAAACTCAACCGGTCGCTGGCCGCCGGGCTGACCTGCGCGCTGCTGGTCGTGGTGGTCGGCGGCGCCGGCTACATCGTCGTCAGCGCGCTGATCGACACCGGCGACCAGATCCTCGCCTCGCTCAAGGACGCCGCCAAGGAGGTGTCCCGGCACTTCGGCGCCGCGGGCACGTCACTGGACGACATCGTCTCGAACGCCAAGCCGTTCATAGGGAAGTTCGGCGGCACCGCGGCCAGCGGTCTGCTGGAGGGCGTCGGCGTCGTCGCGGCCACGCTCGCCGCCTCCGTGCTCGCCCTGTTCCTCACCTTCTTCTTCCTGCGCGACGCCGACAAGGCCGTCCGCGCGCTGCACGACTGGGCGCCCGGCGACTCGGGGCCGGGCCTGGAGCAGATGGCCCGCCGCGGCTTCCAGGCCATCGAGGGCTTCATGCGCGGTACGACGCTGATCGCGCTGATCGACGCCGTCGGCATCACCATCGGCCTGCTGATCCTCCAGGTGCCCGGCGCGGTCGGCCTGGGCGCGCTGGTCTTCGTCGGCGCCTACATCCCGTATCTGGGCTCGTTCCTGTCCGGCTCGGTGGCCGTGCTGGTCGCGTTCGCCGACGACCGCGGCCCGGCCATCGCGCTGTGGACGCTGGGCATCGTCCTGGTGGTGTTCTTCCTGGAGGGCCACATCCTCCAGCCGATCGTGCAGAGCCGTACGGTCCAGATGCACCCGGCGATCGTGATGCTCGCGATCACCGCGGGCGCCAGCGTCGCCGGGGTGATGGGCATGCTGCTGTCCGTACCGCTGACCGCGGCGGCCTTCGGCGTGCTCTCGGAGCTGCGCCGGCACTACGCCGCGGGCTCGGGCAGCGAGTCGTCGGAGAAGGCGTCCAGGTCCGGCAGCGACGGCTCGGCGCCGGCCGCCGCGTCCTCGTAG
- a CDS encoding ATP-binding SpoIIE family protein phosphatase, with protein sequence MRTKDLLAATATGLWRWDNVSGQVTLDAETARLLGLPAEPVELSEAAVRSHLHPADFAEITGIVNLAVTESTIAEARLRVMDSEGRVLRVVRSRSRAFLRSETDHTDYELVGTVQEIPETQPGTASPHAPVTGDWRRSREAFLLDAGRALAEAHSTAEVLRVAAGLSMPGFSPDGLAVFGIEGDRISVIGHHGHQQGDIEPFVDMPLDTEYPAAEVVRTGRAIYLPTPEAYRRRFPATWPLAEPFNRTSWAFLPLVSAGRTIGAWMAGFGTPVAFTPDERAVLTTVARMLAQALARAGDQESRRELTDGLQRSMMPTVQPDIPGMTVAARYVPTGGGLEVGGDWYDMITLPSGRIALVIGDVQGHDVRAAGLMGQLRIALRAYASEGHHPDAVLSRASRFLSGINDTEFGGEDPRFATCLYIEVDPATGLLDIARAGHPDPTIRMADGTVLVRPTAGGLPLGIVPDTDYPTTRLVLEPGETMLVCTDGLIETGGHDLESGWARLRHVIETYGAEDANGEPTETVVAPALEDAAGLERLADALVQAVHGPSSYHTTGPFVDRREDDIAMLLLCREGGSCGVGSGGAAAHQPVRRTVLTVRQAEPERIAEARNQVRDVLHDWTDEDQVDSAVLMVSEMVTNVLMHTDGDALLVAEITGARGHRRIRVDVADGSDELPHRRTPGELASSGRGLMLMELLAGAWGVDPRGDGKSTWFELYEDAAAGAEPSLPDLDAFSDDSLPEPAA encoded by the coding sequence ATGCGCACCAAGGACCTCCTGGCCGCCACCGCGACCGGCCTGTGGCGCTGGGACAACGTCTCGGGACAGGTGACCCTCGACGCCGAGACCGCCCGGCTGCTCGGGCTGCCCGCGGAGCCCGTCGAACTGTCCGAGGCGGCGGTGCGCTCCCACCTCCACCCGGCCGACTTCGCCGAGATCACCGGCATCGTCAACCTCGCCGTCACCGAGAGCACCATCGCCGAGGCCCGGCTGCGCGTGATGGACAGTGAGGGCCGGGTGCTGCGCGTCGTGCGCAGCCGCTCCCGCGCCTTCCTGCGCAGCGAGACCGACCACACGGACTACGAGCTGGTCGGCACCGTCCAGGAGATCCCCGAGACCCAGCCCGGCACCGCCTCCCCGCACGCCCCGGTCACCGGCGACTGGCGCCGCTCCCGCGAGGCGTTCCTCCTGGACGCGGGCCGCGCGCTGGCCGAGGCGCACTCCACCGCCGAGGTGCTGCGGGTCGCCGCCGGCCTGTCCATGCCCGGCTTCAGCCCGGACGGCCTGGCGGTCTTCGGCATCGAGGGCGACCGGATCTCCGTCATCGGCCACCACGGGCACCAGCAGGGCGACATCGAGCCTTTCGTCGACATGCCGCTGGACACCGAGTACCCGGCCGCCGAGGTGGTGCGGACCGGCCGCGCCATCTATCTGCCCACCCCCGAGGCCTACCGCCGCCGCTTCCCCGCCACCTGGCCGCTGGCCGAGCCCTTCAACCGCACGTCCTGGGCCTTTCTGCCGCTGGTCAGCGCGGGCCGCACGATCGGCGCCTGGATGGCCGGCTTCGGCACCCCGGTCGCCTTCACGCCCGACGAGCGCGCGGTGCTCACCACCGTCGCCCGGATGCTCGCCCAGGCGCTGGCCCGGGCCGGCGACCAGGAGTCGCGGCGCGAGCTGACCGACGGCCTCCAGCGCAGCATGATGCCGACCGTGCAGCCGGACATCCCGGGCATGACGGTGGCGGCGCGGTACGTGCCCACCGGCGGCGGGCTGGAGGTCGGCGGCGACTGGTACGACATGATCACGCTGCCGTCCGGCCGGATCGCGCTGGTCATCGGCGACGTACAGGGCCATGACGTACGGGCCGCGGGCCTGATGGGACAGCTTCGCATCGCCCTGCGCGCCTACGCCTCCGAGGGCCACCACCCGGACGCGGTGCTCTCCCGCGCCTCCCGCTTCCTGTCCGGGATCAACGACACCGAGTTCGGCGGCGAGGACCCGCGCTTCGCCACCTGCCTCTACATCGAGGTGGACCCGGCCACCGGCCTGCTGGACATCGCGCGGGCCGGGCATCCCGACCCGACCATCCGGATGGCCGACGGCACCGTGCTCGTCCGGCCCACCGCGGGCGGCCTGCCGCTGGGCATCGTGCCGGACACCGACTACCCCACCACCCGGCTGGTCCTGGAGCCCGGCGAGACGATGCTGGTCTGTACGGACGGGCTGATCGAGACCGGCGGGCACGACCTGGAGTCGGGCTGGGCGCGGCTGCGGCACGTGATCGAGACGTACGGGGCCGAGGACGCGAACGGGGAGCCCACGGAGACGGTGGTGGCCCCGGCCCTGGAGGACGCGGCGGGCCTGGAGCGGCTGGCCGACGCCCTCGTACAGGCCGTGCACGGCCCGTCCTCGTACCACACCACCGGCCCGTTCGTGGACCGGCGCGAGGACGACATAGCGATGCTGCTGCTGTGCCGCGAGGGCGGCAGCTGCGGGGTGGGCAGCGGCGGCGCGGCGGCGCACCAGCCCGTACGCCGTACGGTGCTCACCGTGCGGCAGGCCGAGCCCGAGCGCATAGCGGAGGCGCGCAACCAGGTGCGCGACGTGCTGCACGACTGGACCGACGAGGACCAGGTGGACTCCGCCGTCCTGATGGTCTCCGAGATGGTCACCAACGTGCTGATGCACACGGACGGCGACGCGCTGCTGGTCGCGGAGATCACCGGGGCGCGGGGCCACCGCCGTATCCGGGTCGACGTGGCGGACGGCAGCGACGAGCTGCCGCACCGCCGCACCCCGGGCGAGCTGGCGTCCTCGGGGCGCGGCCTGATGCTGATGGAGCTGCTGGCCGGCGCGTGGGGCGTGGACCCGCGCGGCGACGGCAAGTCGACGTGGTTCGAGCTCTACGAGGACGCGGCGGCCGGCGCCGAGCCGTCGCTGCCGGACCTGGACGCCTTCTCCGACGACTCGCTGCCCGAGCCCGCGGCGTAG
- a CDS encoding Uma2 family endonuclease: protein MAKTGVASAAEGEGVRCNAPSVPEEPDVGVLKAHASVLSQEQFEELAHLGLRVEEALRLELINGRIREKPIPDGDHAEIIAWLTRLCTQIDAGWWLHVGQGLRVEKYRKGNARPDGCLASSDAFVGQGEWADAEGVLMAVEVTSRDYDTNRRDREEKPKAYAEAGIPVYLIVDPNDATWHVLQLDGRHYVETAKGIFGQEIPMPEPMGFTVRTAGWHPYGGTGGTSA, encoded by the coding sequence ATGGCGAAAACCGGAGTGGCTTCGGCGGCGGAGGGGGAGGGCGTACGGTGCAACGCACCATCGGTCCCGGAGGAGCCCGACGTGGGCGTCCTCAAGGCGCACGCGAGTGTCCTCAGCCAGGAGCAGTTCGAAGAGCTGGCTCACCTTGGTCTGCGTGTGGAAGAGGCGCTGCGATTGGAACTGATCAACGGGAGGATCCGGGAGAAGCCCATACCGGACGGCGATCACGCGGAGATCATCGCGTGGTTGACGCGTCTGTGCACCCAGATCGATGCAGGGTGGTGGCTTCACGTGGGGCAGGGCCTGCGGGTCGAGAAGTACCGCAAGGGCAATGCCCGCCCCGACGGCTGCCTCGCATCGAGCGATGCCTTCGTCGGCCAGGGTGAGTGGGCGGATGCCGAGGGAGTGCTCATGGCCGTCGAGGTCACTTCCCGTGACTACGACACCAATCGCCGGGACCGCGAGGAGAAGCCCAAGGCGTACGCCGAGGCCGGCATCCCCGTCTACCTGATCGTCGACCCCAACGACGCCACCTGGCATGTGCTCCAGCTCGACGGCCGCCACTACGTCGAGACCGCGAAGGGCATCTTCGGCCAGGAGATCCCCATGCCCGAACCCATGGGCTTCACGGTACGGACGGCGGGCTGGCACCCGTACGGCGGGACCGGCGGTACGTCCGCGTAG
- a CDS encoding acyl-CoA dehydrogenase: MGHYKSNLRDIEFNLFEVLGRDSVYGTGPFAEMDVDTAKSVLSEIARLSENELADSFADTDRNPPVFDPDTNTAPVPDTFKKSYQAYMDAEWWRLGIPEEIGGTTAPRSLLWAFAETILGANPAIWMYASGPAFAGVLHDEGTEEQRKIAQLMVDKQWGSTMVLTEPDAGSDVGAGRTKAVRQEDGSWHIEGVKRFITSGEHDMSENIVHFVLARPEGAGPGTKGLSLFIVPKYDFDWETGELGERNGVYATNVEHKMGLKASNTCEMTFGANHPAKGWLLGEKHDGIRQMFKIIEFARMMVGTKAIATLSTGYLNALEYAKERVQGPDLAAFTDKTAPRVTITHHPDVRRALMTQKAYAEGMRALVLYTAAVQDEIIAKEAAGEDASAATRLNDLLLPIVKGYGSEKSYEQLAQSLQTFGGSGYLQEYPIEQYIRDAKIDTLYEGTTAIQGQDFFFRKIVRDQGQALTALSEEIKKFLAEAVGGAELEAARGELAKAAADLEAIVGAMLTDLAATEKDVKSIYKVGLNTTRLLMASGDVVVGYLLLKGAAVASEKLAGASAKDKPFYEGKIAAAKFFAHNVLPGVSVQRGLAETVDQSLMELDEAAF, translated from the coding sequence ATGGGCCACTACAAGTCGAATCTCCGCGACATCGAGTTCAACCTCTTCGAGGTCCTCGGCCGCGACAGCGTGTACGGCACCGGACCGTTCGCGGAGATGGACGTGGACACCGCCAAGAGCGTGCTGAGCGAGATCGCCCGGCTCTCCGAGAACGAGCTGGCGGACTCCTTCGCCGACACCGACCGCAACCCGCCGGTCTTCGACCCGGACACCAACACCGCGCCGGTCCCCGACACCTTCAAGAAGAGTTACCAGGCGTACATGGACGCCGAGTGGTGGCGCCTGGGCATCCCGGAGGAGATCGGCGGCACCACCGCGCCGCGCTCCCTGCTGTGGGCCTTCGCCGAGACCATCCTGGGCGCCAACCCGGCCATCTGGATGTACGCCTCCGGCCCGGCCTTCGCGGGTGTGCTGCACGACGAGGGCACCGAGGAGCAGCGCAAGATCGCGCAGCTGATGGTGGACAAGCAGTGGGGCTCCACCATGGTGCTGACCGAGCCGGACGCGGGCTCGGACGTCGGCGCGGGCCGCACCAAGGCCGTCCGGCAGGAGGACGGCAGCTGGCACATCGAGGGCGTCAAGCGCTTCATCACCTCCGGTGAGCACGACATGTCCGAGAACATCGTGCACTTCGTGCTCGCCCGCCCCGAGGGTGCCGGTCCCGGCACCAAGGGCCTGTCGCTGTTCATCGTGCCGAAGTACGACTTCGACTGGGAGACCGGCGAGCTGGGCGAGCGCAACGGCGTCTACGCCACCAACGTCGAGCACAAGATGGGCCTGAAGGCCTCCAACACCTGCGAGATGACCTTCGGCGCCAACCACCCGGCCAAGGGCTGGCTGCTGGGCGAGAAGCACGACGGCATCCGCCAGATGTTCAAGATCATCGAGTTCGCGCGGATGATGGTCGGCACGAAGGCCATCGCCACCCTCTCCACCGGCTACCTCAACGCCCTGGAGTACGCCAAGGAGCGCGTGCAGGGCCCGGACCTGGCCGCCTTCACGGACAAGACCGCGCCGCGCGTCACCATCACCCACCACCCCGACGTGCGCCGCGCGCTGATGACGCAGAAGGCGTACGCCGAGGGCATGCGCGCCCTGGTGCTCTACACCGCGGCCGTCCAGGACGAGATCATCGCCAAGGAGGCCGCGGGCGAGGACGCCTCCGCCGCGACCCGCCTGAACGACCTGCTGCTGCCGATCGTCAAGGGCTACGGCTCGGAGAAGTCCTACGAGCAGCTGGCCCAGTCGCTCCAGACCTTCGGCGGCTCCGGGTACCTCCAGGAGTACCCGATCGAGCAGTACATCCGCGACGCCAAGATCGACACCCTCTACGAGGGCACCACCGCCATCCAGGGCCAGGACTTCTTCTTCCGGAAGATCGTCCGCGACCAGGGCCAGGCCCTGACCGCCCTCTCCGAGGAGATCAAGAAGTTCCTCGCGGAGGCCGTCGGCGGCGCGGAGCTGGAGGCCGCCCGCGGCGAACTGGCCAAGGCCGCCGCCGACCTGGAGGCCATCGTCGGCGCCATGCTGACCGACCTCGCGGCCACCGAGAAGGACGTGAAGTCCATCTACAAGGTGGGCCTGAACACCACCCGCCTGCTGATGGCCTCGGGCGACGTGGTCGTCGGCTACCTGCTCCTGAAGGGCGCGGCGGTCGCGAGCGAGAAGCTGGCCGGCGCCTCCGCCAAGGACAAGCCGTTCTACGAGGGCAAGATCGCGGCGGCGAAGTTCTTCGCGCACAACGTGCTGCCGGGCGTGTCCGTGCAGCGTGGCCTGGCCGAGACCGTCGACCAGTCGCTGATGGAGCTGGACGAGGCCGCGTTCTGA
- a CDS encoding pirin family protein — protein MPAVTVENPLTLPRVAAPAGARPRGVLAVATAPSGFEGEGFPVRRAFAGIDYKYLDPFIMMDQMGEVEYAPGEPKGTPWHPHRGFETVTYLIDGSFIHRDSHGGGGVINDGDTQWMTAGSGLLHIEAPPEELVMTGGLFHGLQLWVNLPKKDKMMAPRYQDIGGGQVKLLTSADGGALLRLIAGDIDGHQGPGITHTPITMMHVSVNPGAEVTIPWRSDFNALAYGLAGRGTAGPVGRPFRMGQSVVFGPGGDSLTLRADATQESRSPNLEVVLLGGQPIREPMMHYGPFVMNTHAELAQAFEDFQAGRLGTVPAEGH, from the coding sequence ATGCCCGCAGTGACCGTAGAGAATCCGCTGACCCTGCCGCGTGTCGCGGCGCCCGCCGGGGCCCGGCCGCGCGGCGTGCTCGCCGTGGCCACCGCGCCCAGCGGCTTCGAGGGGGAGGGCTTTCCGGTACGCCGTGCCTTCGCCGGCATCGACTACAAGTACCTGGACCCGTTCATCATGATGGACCAGATGGGCGAGGTGGAGTACGCGCCGGGCGAGCCCAAGGGCACCCCGTGGCACCCGCACCGCGGCTTCGAGACCGTCACGTACCTGATCGACGGCAGCTTCATCCACCGCGACTCGCACGGCGGCGGTGGCGTGATCAACGACGGCGACACCCAGTGGATGACGGCGGGCTCCGGCCTGCTGCACATCGAGGCGCCGCCGGAGGAACTGGTGATGACCGGCGGGCTCTTCCACGGCCTCCAGCTGTGGGTGAACCTCCCCAAGAAGGACAAGATGATGGCGCCGCGCTACCAGGACATCGGCGGCGGCCAGGTCAAGCTGCTGACGTCGGCGGACGGCGGCGCGCTGCTGCGGCTGATCGCCGGTGACATCGACGGTCACCAGGGACCCGGCATCACCCACACACCGATCACGATGATGCATGTCTCGGTCAACCCGGGTGCCGAAGTGACCATCCCGTGGCGCTCGGACTTCAACGCGCTGGCGTACGGGCTGGCCGGGCGCGGCACCGCCGGGCCGGTCGGACGGCCGTTCCGCATGGGCCAGTCCGTGGTGTTCGGCCCCGGCGGCGACTCGCTCACCCTCCGGGCGGACGCCACGCAGGAGTCCCGCAGCCCCAACCTGGAGGTCGTCCTCCTGGGCGGTCAGCCGATCCGCGAGCCGATGATGCACTACGGCCCGTTCGTGATGAACACCCACGCCGAACTGGCCCAGGCCTTCGAGGACTTCCAGGCGGGGCGGCTGGGGACGGTGCCGGCCGAGGGGCACTGA
- the aspS gene encoding aspartate--tRNA ligase: protein MHRYRSHNCGELRAADVDTDVRLSGWLHNRRDLGGILFIDLRDHYGLVQLVARPGTPANEALSSLTKETVVRIDGKVSARGADNVNPDLPTGEIEVEVTEVEVLGAAEQIPFTINTEDGVNEEKRLEYRFLDLRRERMHRNLMLRTAVISAIRHKMTALGFNEMATPILSATSPEGARDFLVPSRLHAGKFYALPQAPQQFKQLLMIAGFDRYFQIAPCFRDEDARADRSPGEFYQLDVEMSFVEQEDVFGPIEQLMTELFTEFGGGRTVTSPFPRIPFREAMLKYGSDKPDLRAELELVDVSSVFAGSGFKAFADKHVRALAVPDTADQPRKFFDQMGDFAVQQGAKGLAWVRVGEENALTGPIAKFLTENDVKALVEALDLKPGSAVFFGAGEFDEVSKIMGAVRVEAAKRTGHFVEDEFRFCWIVDFPMFEKDEDTGKIEFSHNPFSMPQGGLEALETKDPLDILAWQYDIVCNGVELSSGAIRNHEPEVMYKAFEIAGYSKETVEAEFGGMLRAFKFGAPPHGGIAPGVDRIVMLLADEPNIRETIAFPLNGNAQDLLMGAPTEVDESRLKELHLSIRKPQVK, encoded by the coding sequence ATGCATCGGTACCGGTCCCATAACTGTGGCGAGCTCCGAGCCGCGGACGTCGACACCGACGTCCGCCTCAGCGGCTGGCTGCACAACCGACGTGACCTGGGCGGCATCCTCTTCATCGATCTGCGCGACCACTACGGTCTGGTCCAGCTCGTCGCCCGCCCCGGTACCCCCGCCAACGAGGCGCTGTCGTCCCTGACCAAGGAGACCGTCGTCCGTATCGACGGCAAGGTCAGCGCGCGCGGCGCGGACAACGTCAACCCCGACCTGCCCACCGGCGAGATCGAGGTCGAGGTCACCGAGGTCGAGGTGCTCGGCGCCGCCGAGCAGATCCCCTTCACGATCAACACCGAGGACGGCGTCAACGAGGAGAAGCGCCTCGAATACCGCTTCCTCGACCTGCGCCGCGAGCGCATGCACCGCAACCTGATGCTGCGCACCGCCGTCATCTCCGCCATCCGGCACAAGATGACCGCGCTCGGCTTCAACGAGATGGCGACGCCGATCCTGTCCGCGACCTCCCCCGAGGGCGCCCGCGACTTCCTCGTCCCGTCCCGCCTGCACGCCGGCAAGTTCTACGCGCTGCCGCAGGCCCCCCAGCAGTTCAAGCAGCTGCTGATGATCGCGGGCTTCGACCGCTACTTCCAGATCGCGCCCTGCTTCCGCGACGAGGACGCCCGCGCGGACCGCTCGCCGGGCGAGTTCTACCAGCTCGACGTCGAGATGAGCTTCGTCGAGCAGGAGGACGTCTTCGGCCCGATCGAGCAGCTGATGACCGAGCTGTTCACCGAGTTCGGCGGCGGCCGCACGGTCACCTCGCCGTTCCCGCGCATCCCGTTCCGCGAGGCGATGCTCAAGTACGGCTCCGACAAGCCGGACCTGCGCGCCGAGCTGGAGCTGGTCGACGTCTCGTCGGTCTTCGCCGGCTCCGGTTTCAAGGCGTTCGCCGACAAGCACGTCCGCGCCCTGGCCGTACCGGACACCGCCGACCAGCCGCGCAAGTTCTTCGACCAGATGGGTGACTTCGCCGTCCAGCAGGGCGCGAAGGGCCTGGCCTGGGTCCGCGTCGGCGAGGAGAACGCCCTCACCGGCCCGATCGCCAAGTTCCTCACCGAGAACGACGTGAAGGCGCTGGTCGAGGCCCTGGACCTGAAGCCCGGCTCGGCCGTCTTCTTCGGCGCCGGCGAGTTCGACGAGGTCTCCAAGATCATGGGCGCGGTCCGCGTCGAGGCGGCCAAGCGCACCGGCCACTTCGTCGAGGACGAGTTCCGCTTCTGCTGGATCGTCGACTTCCCGATGTTCGAGAAGGACGAGGACACCGGCAAGATCGAGTTCTCCCACAACCCGTTCTCCATGCCGCAGGGCGGCCTGGAGGCGCTGGAGACCAAGGACCCGCTGGACATCCTCGCCTGGCAGTACGACATCGTCTGCAACGGCGTCGAGCTGTCCTCCGGCGCCATCCGCAACCACGAGCCCGAGGTCATGTACAAGGCCTTCGAGATCGCCGGTTACTCGAAGGAGACCGTCGAGGCCGAGTTCGGCGGCATGCTCCGCGCCTTCAAGTTCGGCGCCCCGCCGCACGGCGGCATCGCCCCCGGCGTCGACCGCATCGTCATGCTCCTCGCCGACGAGCCCAACATCCGCGAGACCATCGCCTTCCCGCTCAACGGCAACGCGCAGGACCTGCTGATGGGCGCGCCGACCGAGGTCGACGAGTCGCGGCTGAAGGAGCTGCACCTGTCGATCCGGAAGCCCCAGGTGAAGTAG
- a CDS encoding SseB family protein, which produces MYGYDQNAGAGQQQYGAPPPQHPAPGGYGEQPLYPEPSPPSLADAVRAFTTGSMSAEDFQGIFSTSKVYCPRGDNPGFLALHNTQQPVIPMFTSLKELRRYAGKESKYFVITGAEVLDLLPTGYGFVLDMEGDHRMVFDAKSVEQMVDFAMRRMYG; this is translated from the coding sequence ATGTACGGCTACGACCAGAACGCGGGCGCCGGGCAGCAGCAGTACGGTGCGCCCCCGCCGCAGCACCCGGCCCCCGGCGGCTACGGCGAGCAGCCGCTGTACCCCGAGCCGTCCCCGCCGTCCCTCGCCGACGCGGTGCGTGCCTTCACCACCGGGTCGATGTCCGCGGAGGACTTCCAGGGCATCTTCTCCACGTCCAAGGTCTACTGCCCGCGCGGCGACAACCCCGGCTTCCTGGCGCTGCACAACACCCAGCAGCCGGTCATCCCGATGTTCACCTCGCTCAAGGAACTGCGCCGGTACGCGGGCAAGGAGTCCAAGTACTTCGTCATCACCGGCGCCGAGGTCCTCGACCTGCTCCCCACCGGCTACGGCTTCGTCCTGGACATGGAGGGCGACCACCGGATGGTCTTCGACGCCAAGTCGGTGGAGCAGATGGTCGACTTCGCGATGCGGCGAATGTACGGCTGA
- a CDS encoding M18 family aminopeptidase, translating to MSHCPRFDRGHTDDLMSFLAASPSPYHAVANAAERLEKAGFRQVAETDAWDGESGGKYVLRGGAIIAWYVPEGATAATPYRIVGAHTDSPNLRVKPIPDTGHRGWRQVAVEVYGGTLLNTWLDRDLGLSGRVTLRDGSTRLVNVDRALMRVPQLAVHLDRSVNADGLKLDKQRHMTPIWGLGEVREGDLIAFVEEEIGAAAGGIRGWDLMLHSIEPPAYLGRDRELVAGPRMDNLLSVHAGTVALATVATAAEEPPYIPVLAAFDHEENGSQSDTGADGPLLGTVLERSVFARGGTYEDRARAFAGTVCLSSDTGHALHPNYTERHDPGHHPLPNGGPILKVNVNQRYATDGTGRAVFADACERAGVPWQSFVSNNAMPCGTTIGPITAARHGIATVDIGVAILSMHSARELCGSEDPHMLAGALTAFLEN from the coding sequence ATGAGCCATTGCCCCCGCTTCGACCGCGGCCACACCGACGACCTGATGTCCTTCCTCGCCGCCTCGCCCTCGCCGTACCACGCGGTGGCCAACGCGGCCGAGCGGCTGGAGAAAGCGGGTTTCCGGCAGGTCGCCGAGACCGACGCCTGGGACGGGGAGAGCGGCGGCAAGTACGTGCTGCGCGGCGGGGCGATCATCGCCTGGTACGTCCCGGAGGGCGCCACCGCCGCCACCCCGTACCGCATCGTCGGCGCCCACACCGACTCGCCCAACCTGCGCGTCAAGCCGATCCCGGACACCGGCCACCGCGGCTGGCGGCAGGTCGCCGTCGAGGTCTACGGCGGCACCCTGCTCAACACCTGGCTCGACCGCGACCTCGGCCTCAGCGGCCGGGTCACGCTGCGCGACGGCAGCACCCGGCTGGTCAACGTGGACCGCGCGCTGATGCGCGTCCCCCAGCTCGCCGTCCACCTGGACCGCTCGGTCAACGCCGACGGCCTCAAGCTCGACAAGCAGCGTCACATGACGCCGATCTGGGGCCTGGGCGAGGTGCGCGAGGGCGACCTGATCGCCTTCGTCGAGGAGGAGATCGGCGCGGCCGCCGGCGGCATACGCGGCTGGGACCTGATGCTGCACAGCATCGAACCGCCCGCCTACCTGGGCCGCGACCGCGAGCTGGTGGCCGGCCCGCGGATGGACAACCTGCTGTCCGTACACGCCGGTACGGTCGCGCTGGCGACGGTCGCCACCGCCGCCGAGGAACCCCCGTACATCCCCGTGCTCGCCGCCTTCGACCACGAGGAGAACGGCAGCCAGTCCGACACCGGCGCCGACGGCCCGCTGCTCGGCACGGTGCTGGAACGTTCGGTCTTCGCACGCGGCGGCACCTACGAGGACCGCGCCCGCGCCTTCGCCGGCACGGTCTGCCTGTCCTCCGACACCGGCCACGCGCTGCACCCCAACTACACCGAACGGCACGACCCGGGCCACCACCCGCTGCCCAACGGCGGCCCGATCCTCAAGGTCAACGTCAACCAGCGCTACGCCACCGACGGCACCGGCCGCGCCGTCTTCGCCGACGCCTGCGAGCGGGCCGGCGTCCCGTGGCAGTCCTTCGTGTCGAACAACGCCATGCCCTGCGGCACCACCATCGGCCCGATCACCGCCGCGCGGCACGGCATCGCCACCGTCGACATCGGTGTGGCCATCCTGTCCATGCACTCGGCCCGCGAGCTGTGCGGCAGCGAAGACCCGCACATGCTGGCCGGCGCCCTGACGGCCTTCCTGGAGAACTGA